In a genomic window of Nitrospirota bacterium:
- a CDS encoding tetratricopeptide repeat protein, whose product MVDKASISKNAQKYLAKGQIDKAIAEWRKLADVSPDGNVLNFIGDLYIKKGEKAPALAEFRKAAKIYMNEGFTLKALAIYKKILNVNPRAADALIALGQLTEEKNIFTDAVKYYLAAADVLSKENKRDELLKVYERVLNLAPTNVQLKTKVAELFSKEGFVSEAAREYLNIGQIHLDKGDAEKGGKFIHKAMEIQPNNVDAIVAMSRLAESSGDMAKAEEHLSSALQKAGESTGLLKRKAELRMASGDRQGAIDVIRTLVEKNPSDVGARKHLGDLYRQAGSREEAWGQFRTIIETLIKEQEVAEAQELLEEFKDLEPVENRRRLVDLYKKAGDERAAGELLGLASLHEKEGRTEQAIACLKEAEGLRPDDAEIKKMMAALQSGAEEKPKETPQKPEETPAAAQPEDEAGDGGASLDIASAQADLEALSGLGAEDVQPEEKPGPPPSAHQPAKSLEEAFMETDIFFKYGLLNEARNLLEGWKAKAPESVELHEKLKHLYEKMNDSEQLVGECIILSTLLARQGKEAESRVYLEEARRAGPSDPRLNGGPQEAEGPEMLTADATGDIGEEFAPQKEADSPEAYAEKISEGDFYLGQGFYAEAAGVYRSLLEKIPDNEDLRKKLGEAERKMQEEHSSPAPAGEEYDMEAEASGEQPDAQAQEPALDDNVMEIFDEFKKGLEQEIEAEDAETHYNLGIAYKEMGLVDDAIKEFQASQHDPDYLSQSATMLGACYMQKGLYALAIESFGTALMKVDQADEASWSLKYDLALAHEQNGDAAQALDLFTEVYGWNADFRDVAEKVNALKTAAEKAQPKGKKNRVSYI is encoded by the coding sequence ATGGTCGATAAGGCCTCCATAAGCAAGAACGCCCAGAAGTACCTTGCCAAGGGGCAGATAGACAAGGCTATCGCCGAGTGGCGGAAACTTGCCGACGTCTCGCCCGACGGCAACGTCCTGAACTTCATCGGCGACCTCTACATCAAGAAGGGCGAGAAGGCCCCCGCCCTGGCCGAGTTCCGCAAGGCCGCAAAAATTTATATGAACGAAGGGTTTACCCTGAAGGCCCTGGCCATTTACAAGAAGATCCTGAACGTCAACCCCCGTGCCGCGGACGCCCTTATCGCCCTGGGGCAGTTGACGGAAGAGAAGAACATCTTCACCGACGCCGTCAAGTACTACCTTGCCGCGGCGGACGTCCTGTCCAAGGAGAACAAGCGGGACGAGCTCCTGAAAGTCTATGAGCGCGTCCTGAACCTCGCGCCGACGAACGTCCAGCTGAAAACCAAGGTGGCGGAGCTTTTCTCCAAGGAGGGGTTCGTCTCCGAGGCGGCCCGGGAGTACCTCAACATCGGGCAGATTCACCTGGACAAGGGGGACGCCGAAAAGGGCGGCAAGTTCATCCATAAAGCCATGGAGATACAGCCCAACAACGTCGATGCCATCGTGGCCATGAGCCGCCTGGCCGAGAGTTCGGGAGACATGGCGAAGGCCGAAGAGCACCTGAGCTCCGCCCTTCAGAAGGCCGGCGAGAGTACCGGACTGCTCAAGAGAAAGGCCGAACTCCGCATGGCTTCGGGCGACCGCCAGGGGGCCATAGACGTCATACGCACGCTCGTGGAGAAAAACCCCTCCGACGTCGGGGCGCGGAAGCACCTGGGCGACCTGTACCGGCAGGCAGGCTCGAGGGAAGAGGCCTGGGGGCAGTTCCGCACCATCATCGAGACGCTTATAAAAGAGCAGGAAGTGGCGGAGGCCCAGGAGCTTCTCGAGGAATTCAAGGACCTCGAGCCCGTGGAGAACCGGCGCCGTCTGGTCGACCTGTACAAGAAGGCCGGGGATGAGCGGGCCGCGGGCGAGCTCCTGGGGCTGGCTTCCCTCCATGAGAAAGAGGGCCGGACGGAACAGGCGATTGCGTGCCTGAAAGAGGCCGAGGGCCTGAGGCCCGATGACGCGGAGATAAAGAAAATGATGGCGGCCCTTCAAAGCGGAGCCGAAGAGAAGCCGAAAGAAACCCCGCAGAAGCCCGAGGAAACCCCGGCAGCGGCCCAGCCAGAGGACGAAGCCGGAGACGGGGGGGCTTCCCTTGATATCGCAAGCGCTCAGGCCGACCTGGAGGCCCTTTCGGGCCTGGGCGCAGAGGACGTCCAGCCCGAGGAGAAACCCGGGCCGCCCCCCTCCGCCCACCAGCCGGCCAAGAGCCTGGAGGAGGCCTTCATGGAGACCGACATCTTCTTCAAGTACGGACTCCTGAACGAGGCAAGGAACCTCTTGGAAGGCTGGAAGGCCAAGGCGCCGGAGAGCGTGGAGCTTCACGAGAAGCTCAAGCACCTCTACGAGAAGATGAACGACTCCGAACAGCTCGTGGGCGAGTGCATCATCCTGAGCACCCTGTTGGCCCGCCAGGGGAAGGAGGCCGAAAGCAGGGTCTATCTTGAGGAGGCGCGGAGGGCCGGGCCGTCGGACCCCAGGCTGAACGGGGGGCCCCAGGAGGCCGAAGGGCCCGAAATGCTCACCGCGGATGCCACCGGGGACATAGGCGAAGAATTCGCCCCGCAGAAGGAGGCGGATTCCCCGGAGGCTTACGCCGAGAAGATATCGGAAGGCGACTTCTATCTCGGACAGGGTTTCTACGCCGAAGCGGCGGGCGTCTACCGGTCCCTGCTCGAGAAAATCCCCGACAACGAAGACCTCCGGAAGAAGCTGGGGGAGGCCGAAAGGAAAATGCAGGAGGAGCACTCCTCTCCGGCCCCCGCCGGCGAGGAGTACGACATGGAGGCCGAGGCCTCCGGCGAGCAGCCGGATGCGCAGGCTCAGGAACCGGCCCTCGACGACAACGTCATGGAAATCTTCGACGAGTTCAAGAAGGGCCTGGAACAGGAAATCGAGGCCGAAGACGCCGAGACCCACTACAACCTGGGCATAGCCTATAAGGAAATGGGCCTGGTGGACGACGCCATCAAGGAATTCCAGGCCTCCCAGCACGACCCGGACTACCTCTCCCAGTCCGCCACCATGCTCGGGGCCTGCTATATGCAAAAGGGACTCTATGCCCTGGCCATCGAGTCCTTCGGCACGGCGCTCATGAAAGTGGACCAAGCGGACGAGGCCTCCTGGAGCCTGAAGTACGACCTCGCCCTGGCCCACGAGCAAAACGGCGACGCGGCCCAGGCCCTGGACCTCTTCACGGAGGTCTACGGCTGGAACGCGGATTTCCGCGACGTGGCCGAGAAGGTCAATGCGCTGAAGACGGCGGCCGAGAAGGCACAGCCCAAGGGCAAGAAGAACCGCGTGTCATATATTTGA
- a CDS encoding FmdE family protein has protein sequence MQSLEDVAAFHGHVCPGLALGYRVSELALREMGERAEDEELVAEVENDSCAVDAVQVLTGCTFGKGNLLYRDYGKQVYTFIKRPSGEFLRVAVKWEPPPETSEEKEAWGRYMKGDRSAAVREAVQDRKSRKIEAIMEAPEGELFEVQRGRMEPPHQARIYASLRCERCGEKVMEPRARLREGKVLCLPCAEAEDREG, from the coding sequence ATGCAGTCACTTGAGGATGTCGCCGCTTTTCACGGCCACGTCTGTCCCGGCCTGGCCCTGGGCTACAGGGTCAGCGAGCTCGCCCTGCGCGAGATGGGCGAACGGGCCGAGGACGAGGAACTGGTGGCCGAGGTCGAGAACGACTCGTGCGCCGTGGATGCCGTGCAGGTCCTGACGGGATGCACCTTCGGCAAGGGCAATCTCTTGTACCGGGACTACGGCAAGCAGGTCTACACGTTCATCAAGCGCCCTTCGGGCGAGTTCCTGCGGGTCGCGGTCAAATGGGAGCCCCCGCCCGAGACCAGCGAGGAGAAGGAGGCGTGGGGCCGCTATATGAAAGGGGACCGCTCCGCGGCTGTCCGCGAGGCCGTGCAGGACAGAAAATCCCGGAAAATCGAGGCAATTATGGAGGCCCCGGAGGGGGAGCTTTTTGAGGTGCAGCGGGGGCGGATGGAGCCGCCGCACCAGGCCCGCATCTACGCCAGTCTCCGGTGCGAGCGCTGCGGCGAGAAGGTCATGGAGCCCCGTGCCCGCCTCCGCGAGGGCAAGGTCCTCTGCCTCCCCTGCGCGGAGGCCGAGGACCGGGAAGGCTAG
- the argB gene encoding acetylglutamate kinase yields the protein MEELIRKAGVLIEALPYIRSFYGKTFVIKYGGSAQVEEHLKQAFAQDVALLNFIGIRPVVVHGGGPTISATMEKMGKKPSFVHGHRVTDEETMEIVEMVLGGLVNKQIVSLINSQGGRAVGLSGKDAGLIKARKKRLKGPAPEEYLDLGLVGEVTEVDPDVLVSLDRAGFIPVISPVGVGADGETLNINGDDLTAAVSAAVKAEKLIYLTDVPGIRDAGGKTLVSLSRAKAAKFVTAGTISGGMIPKVQAALSALKDGVGKVHIIDGRVPHCLLLEIFTDRGLGTEITH from the coding sequence GTGGAGGAGCTCATCAGAAAGGCAGGGGTCCTCATCGAGGCCCTGCCCTATATCCGCTCTTTTTACGGGAAGACCTTCGTCATAAAATACGGCGGGTCGGCGCAGGTGGAGGAACACCTGAAGCAGGCCTTTGCGCAGGACGTCGCCCTCCTGAACTTCATCGGCATCCGTCCGGTCGTGGTCCACGGCGGCGGGCCCACGATAAGCGCCACCATGGAGAAGATGGGCAAGAAGCCCAGCTTCGTCCACGGCCACCGGGTCACGGACGAAGAGACCATGGAGATAGTGGAGATGGTCCTGGGGGGCTTGGTGAACAAGCAGATAGTCTCCCTCATCAACAGCCAGGGGGGGCGGGCGGTGGGCTTGAGCGGAAAGGACGCCGGGCTCATCAAGGCCCGGAAGAAGCGCCTCAAGGGGCCTGCCCCGGAGGAGTACCTGGACCTGGGCCTGGTGGGCGAGGTGACCGAGGTGGACCCGGATGTCCTGGTCAGCCTGGACAGGGCGGGCTTTATCCCGGTCATATCGCCGGTGGGCGTGGGCGCTGACGGGGAGACCCTGAACATAAACGGCGACGACTTGACCGCCGCCGTGTCGGCGGCGGTCAAGGCCGAGAAGCTTATCTACCTCACCGACGTCCCGGGCATCCGGGATGCCGGGGGAAAGACCCTTGTCTCCCTTTCACGGGCGAAGGCCGCGAAGTTCGTAACCGCGGGCACCATCTCCGGCGGCATGATCCCCAAGGTGCAGGCCGCACTGAGCGCCCTGAAGGACGGCGTGGGCAAAGTCCACATTATTGACGGCCGCGTCCCGCACTGCCTTCTCCTGGAAATATTCACCGACAGGGGCCTGGGCACCGAGATTACGCACTGA